GTTGTTCGAAGACCGGCGCTTCCACACGCCCAGCGGTCGCGCCAAATTCGTGTACGAGGCCACGCGTCCGCTCCCCGAAGCGGTGGACGCATTCTTTCGTTTCACCCTATTAACAGGGCGCGGAAGCTCTGCGCAGTGGCACACCCAGACGCGCACCGGCAAGAGCCCTGTGCTGAACACGCTCTCGCCCGAGGACCAGTACGTGGAGCTGTCGCCGCCCGACGCGGCCGACCTCGGCGTGACCCCCAACAGCTGGGTGCGGGTGTCGTCGCGTCGTGGTTCGTTGATCGCGCGGGCCTACGTCACGCACATCGTGAAGCCCGGTCAGGTGTTCATTCCGATGCACTACGTTGAAACAAACAAGCTCACGTTTCCATCGTTTGACCCGTACTCACGGCAGCCGTCGTACAAGCACTGTGCGGTTCACATCGAGAAGCTCGCGAATCACGAATATAGGCGTTGATGTTTCCTGTGTTTCGAGAGTATTTACCTGTTTGAAAATGGTTTGAAACAATGCGGTGGTAGACCCCACCCATGTTTGACGAACAAGGTAAGTTGACAGGAATAGACCTCTTCTCTTTGAAGACGGTTCAGATGAGGACCTTCCACCTCACGTGGTTCGCGTTCTTTCTGTGTTTCTTTGGTTGGTTCAGTCACGCCCCGCTGATGGCGGCCACCATCGGCCCCGATCTGCAGCTCACGCGTGACCAGATCCTCACGTCGTTCATCGCCTCGGTGGGCGTGACCGTCTTCGCGCGGCTCATCGTCGGTTCGCTGTGCGACGGCCTCGGGCCCCGCAAGTCCTACGTGGTGCTGCTGACCTTCGGTGCGCTCGCCGTGGCAGGCTCGGCCCTGGCGTACGACTACACCTCGTACTTCATCTCCCGCCTTGCCATTGGTGTGATCGGCGCCTCCTTCGTCATCACGCAATACCACACGTCGGTCATGTTCTCGTCGAACGTGGTGGGCGTCGCCAACGCCACCACCGCCGGCTGGGGCAACCTCGGTGGCGGTGTCACCCAGGCCGTCATGCCCATGATCGCGGGCGCCATGGCGGCCATGGGCTTTGCCAGCTCCGAGCTCTCCCGCTGGCGTCCCGCCATGATGGTGCCTGCCGTTCTGATGCTGGTGGTGGCGTGGCTCTACTGGAAGTACACCACCGACTGTCCGCAAGGAAACTACGAGGATCTACCCGACCAGCGGCCACAGAAGCGAGCCGGTGAGTCCGGTCTCTTCATCTCGGCCGCCAGGGACCATCGCGTCTGGCTGTTGTTCCTCATCTATGGCGGTTGCTTCGGGATGGAGCTCTTCGTCAACGGACGGGCTGCGACCTACTATCAGGAGCGCTTTGAGATGAGCGAGTACACGGCGGGGCTCATCGCGTCGCTCTTCGGCTTGATGAACATCTTTGCGCGTTCTCTCGGCGGCTGGCTGGGGGACCGCTTCGCCGCTTCGGGTGGGCTCACCGGCCGTGTGCGAGCGCTCGTGCTCGTCATGGTGTGCGAGGGACTGATGCTGGTCGTCTTCTCGCGGATGGGGACCATCGGGCTCGCCGTCGGGGCCATGGTGGTGTTTTCGCTCTTCGTGCAGATGGCCGAAGGGGCCACGTACTCCGTGGTGCCGTTCATCAACAAGCGCTCCTTGGGCGCGGTGTCCGGCATCGTGGGTGCCGGCGGCAACGTGGGAGCGGTGGTGTACGCCCAGTTCCTGTTGCAGAGCGGCGCGCCGCTCGAGGACTGCTTCCTCTACTACGGGGTCGCCGTGGCCGTCATCGGGCTGCTCGGCTTCGGCGTTCGGTTCAGCGAGGAGGCCGAGGCATCTGCCCGGCAAGAGTACGAGACCAACTCGGGAGTTGCCGTGATCGACACGGCGGGAGTGCCAGCATGACCAAGACACGACGCGCAGCGGACCTGACCTGGGGGACCGCCCCCGCCCTTGCCACCCTGACCTGGCTTCTCGCGTCCCCGCTGGCGGCTCAGACTGACCAGCTCGCGGAGACCTCGCCCACCCCCGTGGCGCCGCCGGATGGCTCGGCGACGCTCGTCGCGCCCCCCGAGCCGGTGCCCCCGCCTCCCCCCGAGGTGGCCGTGGTGCCGCCTCCGCCCCCGGTCGCGCCTCCACCGCCGCCTGCCACGTCGTTCTCTCTGCGCCCAACGGCCTCGATCTTCGTTCGGCCCGAGATACGGCAGGGCTTCGAGGACCTGGGACCCCTTCCGCCGCTCGTGGCCACGATCGCGAACGACTTGGTCCGCTACCGGTTTCGCTTCGGTCTGACCCTGGAGCCCATCGACCTCGGTCGGGTCACGGTCAGCGCTCGCATGGCGCCGCAGGCCGCGGGCCTCGGGTGGGCCAGCGGCGGCACGCTCACCGACGTGGCGCTCGATCTACACGAAGGCGTGTTGCTCTTGAACACCGAGCGGCTCGCGTTCGAGATTGGCCGCTTCGAGATGGCCTATGGCGAAGAGATGATCATCGGTCCGGTCGGTTGGCACCACATCGGCCGAGCCTTCGACGGTATCCGCATGCGTGCGAAGGTGGGAACCGGCGCGGCCTACGTGGACGTGTTCGCAACGCAGCTCATCGAGAACCTCGACACCAACTTCGCGGCGGGCGACGTGCTCTTCTTCGGTGCCTACGCGGGCCTTGGACCCCTGCTGAAGGAAGGGCTCGATCTGGATGTCTACGCCCTCGAGCTGCTGACGGCGGAGGACCCGACCCCTCCGGCCACCACGCCGCCCGCACCGCCGGCGCCCGACAATTTGCCGCGTCTCAGCACCACGACCCTCGGTTCCCGCGTGCGATACCGCGCCGAGAGCTGGGACGTGCGCGCCGAGGCAGGCGTTCAGCTGCAAACCAGCTCCGCCGCCGGAGCGGACCTGAAGCTGGCCTATCACGCCGACGCGGAAGTCGGAATTCGCTTCGGAACGCGCTTCCGCCTCAGTGCCCATGCGCTGTTCGCGAGCGGCGCGAACGGAGACAACGTGGCGGGCTGGAATCAGCTGTTCCCCACCGCGCACGCGTTCTTGGGCCTCAGCGACATCATGGGCGCTCGTACCAACGTGGTGTCCGGTGTGTTTCACGCATGGGGTCAGCTCGCGGAGGGGCTGACGGGCAACATCGACGTGCACGTCTTCGCGCGGCCGGAAGGCGCCACCTCGGGCTACAGCGGCCTCGAGACCGACGTGGGACTGGGCTGGACCATCGGTCGTGGGCTCGTGCTTCGTGGCGTCTACGCTCTGTTCGTGCCTTCGGATGAAGCGTACGCGACGTCCACGCCGGCGCACTTCGCCGAGCTGGAGCTGCGCTACACGTTGACGCCGCCGCCGCCGCCTCCTCCCGCGGCTCCTGCCCCGGCCAGGTAGAGCATGAGCTCGCCGTCCTCGCCCACGCGGAGCTCGCCTCCGTGGGCGAGGGCGATGCGCGCCACCAGCGTGAGCCCGAGCCCCAGCGACCCTGCGCTGTCCGCCGCGTCCCGCGCGTACGGCTGCGTCAGCCGCGCCAGGTCCTCCGGTCGTAGCCCGGCGCCAGCATCCCGCAGCACGAAGCGCACCGCCGGACCGTCGGACTCGACGCGCAGCGACACCAGCCCTCCGCCGTGCTCGCGCGCGTTTCGCAAGAGGTTGGCGAGCGCCCGCGCAAGCAGCGTCGGGTCGGCATCCACGTGCAGCGCGCCCTCCGCCACCAGCTTGCTCTCGGCTTCTCCCGCGCGAGCCAGCGCGCTGCGGGCGGCGTCCACGGCGTCCACCGTGCGCCGCTCGGGGCCCAGCGTGTCTAGCTTCGACCCGGCCAGCAGCTGCGCCACCAGGTCGTCGATCTCCAGCACTTCGTCTTCCAGCTGCCGCGTCAGCTTCTCGCTGAGCCCTGCGTCGGCGGCGTGGTCCACCAACAGGCGCAAGTGGCCGAGCGGCGTGCGGATCTCGTGCGACACGCTCGCGAGCAGCATCTTCTGGTCGGCCAGCGTGGACTCCACGCGTGCCGCCATCTCGTTCACGGCGCGCGCCAGATGCTGCACCTCGGCCGGCGCGCGCGGGTGCACGTGGACTCGCGCGTCGAGCGCCCCGTGGCCAATCTCGGAAGCCACCTTCGCGGTCTCCACCAGCGGCCGCGCCAAGCGCCGCGCGATCACGCCCGAGGACCACCAGAGGCCCACCACGAACGCCGCGAACAGCGCGAGCGCCTGACGGAAGAAGTGCGGGCGGCGCGGCATGCACAGCGTCGCGTGACCGAGCGTGCGTCCGTCAGTCACGATCGCGGTCGGGCGCGCGCGCCGCGAGCAGTCCTGCCCACGCCGCAGTCGCTCGTGGCCGGCGAGGTCGTGCACCTGCACCGAGAGCCCGAAGCGTCCGTGCAGCTCGTCGGCCAGCTGGGCGAGCGCCGCGTCATCGCCCCAGCGTTCGGCGAAGCGCAGCGCCACGAAGCCCTCGGCCGCATGGAAGTCGGGGCCGTGGTCGTCCGGGCGCAGCACGAAGGCCACCGCTCCGGCCAGCAGCGACGCCCCCAGCATGGCCGCACCGAACGACAGGAACAGCCGCCGCTGCAGCGAGCCCGGGCGCCCACGGTGGCCATGCCAGTGGCGTCGGTGCCGCCCACGTCCCTGCGGCGCCGTCATGATGGGGTCGCCAGCAGGTAGCCCACGCCGCGCACCGTGCGGATGCGCTCGGGGCGCCGTGGGTCGTCGCCCAGCTTGCGGCGCAGGTGCGAGATGTGAACGTCCACGGTGCGCTCGCCCACCACCTCGTCTCGCCCGGCCAGCGACAACAGCGTCTCGCGCGGCACCACGCGCCCGGCGCGGCGCAGCAGGGCCAAGAGCAGGTCGAATTCGAGCCCGGTGACGTCGATGGCCGCGCCGTCCAGGCTGACCTGTCGACGCGGCACGTCCATGACCAGGCCGCCGGCCGACAGCCGCTCGTCCATCAGGCCCGGCCGCACGCGTCGCAGCACCGCGCGCAGCCGCGCCAGAAGCTCACGTGCGCTGAAGGGCTTCGCCACGTAGTCGTCGGCGCCCAGCTCGAGGCCCACCACGCGGTCGGCTTCGTCGCCGCGCGCGGTCAGCATCACCACGGGCACGCTGTTGTCCTGCCGGATGCGCTTCAGCACGGTCAGGCCGTCCATACCGGGCATCATCACGTCCAACAGCACCAGGTCGTGCCCCCCTTCGGCCAGCCGCGCGAGCCCCGAAGGACCGTCCGCCGCGTGCTCGACGACCACCTCGTGCTTTCCGAGGTACTCGCCGAGCAGCTCGAAGAGCCTTCGGTCATCGTCGATGAGCAGCACACGCAGCGTCATGAGGGCAGCATACGTCTCACTCGCCGGGAGTGGGCGCGCTCGGAGGCGTGGGCATCGCCGGCATGGGCATGGCCACGGGGTAGGGCACGAAGATGGGCTGAGGGCCATGCTGCGGCCCGTGCATCGGCCCCGCGTGGTGATCGCCGCGCGGGCCGCGCGGCCCGCGACCGTCGTGGCCGTCGTGGCCGTCGTAACCATCACGGTCATCGACGTTTCGGGCGGCCCGGACGCACGTCTCGGCGACGCGGTCCATCATGTGCTCGCGGTGGTGCCGCCCCCCGTGGTGCAGGCGGGCGAGGCCACCGCCGATGCCGAACACGGCACCTGCGGCGAGGACGAGAGAGAGGAAGATTCGCATGGTGGGTTCCTGGTGACTTGGGTGACGTGGGGGGTTAGCGATAGGGACCGAAGGGGACGCCACGACCGCTGGCCATCAGGTCGGCCAGCCGCGCGCGTTGGACGGGGTCCAGCACCGCGTGCACGCGCTCGAGGGCACGCTTCACGGCTCCCTGCACCCCCTCGAGGGCGTCGCGCTGAGCGGTGAAGACCACGTCCACGCGCTCCTGGTGGAGGCTGTCGTCGCGCAGGGCCTCGGCCAGGTCACGGCGCTGGCCGCCCAGCGTGTGCTTCATGCCCTCGAGCTCGCCGCGCAGCTCGTCGAACACGCTGCGGATCTCGGTGGCCTGTTCGGGTGTGGCCCGCACGGCGCGCAGCACGCGGTCCAGCTTGTGGCGCAGGAAGCGCTGGCCGGCCCGGAAGCGGCCTCCCGAGTGGTGGTGGTCGTGGCCATTGCAGCCGTGGTGGCCCGCGAAGTGATGACGGTTCAGGTGGAAGAGCCCCGCCAAGCAGGCGAGGCCGAAGAGGATGGAGAGCATGGTCAGTGATTCCTTTCAGAGCTGACCTTGGTGGCCCCGTGTGAAGCGCCTGTGTTCTCCCGTGTGAAGAAGTGTGAAGCCCGCGCTACCCTGCCGCGTGACCCACCCCCCCGACGGCGACCCGCCCGACTGCCTCGTCTGTGGCGCGTGCTGCTTCTCGCAGCTGCCGGAGTACGTCCCCGTCCGAGGGGACGACTACGAGCGCCTCGGCGACTTGGCCGAAGCGATCACCACCTGGCACGGCGTGCGCTGCTTCATGAGCATGCGCGACGGCCACTGCGCCGCCTTGGTGCTCGAGCCGCACAGCGGACGCTTCGTCTGCAGCGCGTACGAGGTGCGCCCCGAGACCTGCCGGGACCTCCGGCGGGGGTCGCCCGAGTGCGCGGGTGAGCGGCACCAGAAACAAGTGCGTGCGCGTCGGGCGTTGCGCGTGGTCTGACCTAGGTCGCTGCGAAGCCCTCATACGAAAAAAAACATTGGCCGATAGCGCCAACTTCGAAGAACATGAGTCGTGCCGTCTGGGGAACGTATCCCCATACAGGGACGGCGCGGACACCGAGGATATTGAGGATGCTTAAAAAAGCGCGCGTCTTGGCTCTCTTGATGGTTTGGCCGCTGGCATTGGGTGCCGCCGGATGCGACTGCGACAACAGTGGTGGCCCGATGGACGGCGACGTGGACACCGGCCAACCGCCCGTCTGCTGCGTGAACGGCGCGGGCGTCGAGGTGTGCATCGAGGTGCCCTTCTGTGGCTCGCCCTTCCTGTGCGACGGGGACAACTTCCAGGAGCCCACCACGGAGAACGACTGCCAGTTCATCGCGCCGCTCGATCCCGGTCAGCTCGCCACGCACCTCGATATTGCGGCCACGGCTGAGGGCACCGTCCTGTTGGCGGCCTACAGCCCGGGTCGCGCTCCCACGCCCCGCTACGGCGACCTCTTGGTCGGCACCGTGGCGAATGGCGCGGTGACGTGGTCCATCGTGGACGGCGTCCCGGCCGGCGCGCCCGTGGCCCAGAACGGCATCCTCCCGGACGCCGATGGCTGGCGCGGTGGTGTGAGCGCCGCTGGCGACCACGTGGGTGAGTGGAACGCCATCGCGTTCGCGCCCAGCGGAGCGGTCGCCGTCAGCTACTACGACCGCACCAACGGTGCCCTCAAGTACGCCACCAGCAGCGACGATGGCGCCACGTGGTCCATCCAGACGGTCTACGATCAAGACGACTCCGGGCAGTTCACCTCGCTCGCGTTCCTCGCTGACGGGCGTCCCGCGATCTCGTTCCTGACGCTGACCCCCACCGAAGACGTGGCGGTCGCTCCGACCAGCTCCGTGCAGGTGGCCATCGGGAACAGCGCCACGCCCGCTGCGGCCACGGATTGGGTCGTGACCAGCATTGGCGCGGCAACCACCATCGGCTGCAACGAGGACCTCTGCGGTGGCGGCCTGGTCTGCCGCGCGGATGGCGCATGCGCCGCCGAGTCGGCCGCTCCCGACACGGACTGCTCGTTCATGGACGCCGAGGGCATGAACCAGATGGGGTGCGACACCGGCACGTCCTGCGTCAGCGACGCCACCGGCGGGAACTTCACCTGCCAGGCGCTCTCCACGGGCACCCCCATCGAAGACGTGCCCGTCGTCAACGGCCTCTACACCTCGCTGCGCAGCACCAGCACCGGCCTCGCGCTGGTCTGGCACGACCGCGTGCGGCGCACCCTGCGCGGCAGCGCCTACGACGCGGCGGTCGGCACCTGGCGCGCGCCCTTCGCCATCGACGGCTTCGACGCGGTCGGGACGGGCGACGCGGGCTACAACGCCGACCTGTTCGTGAACGCCACGGGCGACTGGTACGTGGCCTACGTCGACGGCGTCACCGAGGAGCTTCGCCTCGCGGTGATCACCGGCGCCACCATCGGCAACGCGAACCCCACGCTCACCCGCGAGCTGGTGGACGACGGCGTGCGCGGCACCAGCGCGCCGCACATCGTGGGCGCCGATGCCGATGTGGCCGTGTTGAGCACCGGCGAGGTGCGCATCGTCTATCAGGACGCCACCAGCGTCGAGGCGCTCGTCGCCACGCGGCCCGCGGCATCCATGACCTGGACGCTCCAGGGCGGCGACCTCGGCGCCCCGATCGACAGCGAAGACTCCACGGGCTTCTGGACCTGTCAGGCGCTCGCAGGTGACACCTCGCACATCGCGACCTGGTCGGTGGACAACGCCGCGGGCACCAACGTGACCCGCGTGTTCACCATCCCCTGAGCCATGATCTAGGCGCCCCGGCGCCCAACTCGCAACGCGCGACGGTGACGAGCCGGCGCGCGTTCGCGTTTCTGGGCCCTGCCTATCTCTGAGGGGGCCGCGAGCTGCGCTGATGCCCCGTAGGGCGCCGCCGTTGCTTGTCTTCGTACATGCGCCGGTCCGCGACTCGCATGGCCAGGGCGATGCCGCCGCGGGCCTCCGTGAGCGCCGCGCCCACCGAGAACTCGAGGCGCCTCCCGCGGTGCACCTCGTTGTGGCG
This portion of the Sandaracinaceae bacterium genome encodes:
- a CDS encoding YkgJ family cysteine cluster protein, which translates into the protein MTHPPDGDPPDCLVCGACCFSQLPEYVPVRGDDYERLGDLAEAITTWHGVRCFMSMRDGHCAALVLEPHSGRFVCSAYEVRPETCRDLRRGSPECAGERHQKQVRARRALRVV
- a CDS encoding response regulator transcription factor, coding for MTLRVLLIDDDRRLFELLGEYLGKHEVVVEHAADGPSGLARLAEGGHDLVLLDVMMPGMDGLTVLKRIRQDNSVPVVMLTARGDEADRVVGLELGADDYVAKPFSARELLARLRAVLRRVRPGLMDERLSAGGLVMDVPRRQVSLDGAAIDVTGLEFDLLLALLRRAGRVVPRETLLSLAGRDEVVGERTVDVHISHLRRKLGDDPRRPERIRTVRGVGYLLATPS
- a CDS encoding HAMP domain-containing histidine kinase, coding for MTAPQGRGRHRRHWHGHRGRPGSLQRRLFLSFGAAMLGASLLAGAVAFVLRPDDHGPDFHAAEGFVALRFAERWGDDAALAQLADELHGRFGLSVQVHDLAGHERLRRGQDCSRRARPTAIVTDGRTLGHATLCMPRRPHFFRQALALFAAFVVGLWWSSGVIARRLARPLVETAKVASEIGHGALDARVHVHPRAPAEVQHLARAVNEMAARVESTLADQKMLLASVSHEIRTPLGHLRLLVDHAADAGLSEKLTRQLEDEVLEIDDLVAQLLAGSKLDTLGPERRTVDAVDAARSALARAGEAESKLVAEGALHVDADPTLLARALANLLRNAREHGGGLVSLRVESDGPAVRFVLRDAGAGLRPEDLARLTQPYARDAADSAGSLGLGLTLVARIALAHGGELRVGEDGELMLYLAGAGAAGGGGGGGVNV
- a CDS encoding alginate export family protein, with the protein product MTKTRRAADLTWGTAPALATLTWLLASPLAAQTDQLAETSPTPVAPPDGSATLVAPPEPVPPPPPEVAVVPPPPPVAPPPPPATSFSLRPTASIFVRPEIRQGFEDLGPLPPLVATIANDLVRYRFRFGLTLEPIDLGRVTVSARMAPQAAGLGWASGGTLTDVALDLHEGVLLLNTERLAFEIGRFEMAYGEEMIIGPVGWHHIGRAFDGIRMRAKVGTGAAYVDVFATQLIENLDTNFAAGDVLFFGAYAGLGPLLKEGLDLDVYALELLTAEDPTPPATTPPAPPAPDNLPRLSTTTLGSRVRYRAESWDVRAEAGVQLQTSSAAGADLKLAYHADAEVGIRFGTRFRLSAHALFASGANGDNVAGWNQLFPTAHAFLGLSDIMGARTNVVSGVFHAWGQLAEGLTGNIDVHVFARPEGATSGYSGLETDVGLGWTIGRGLVLRGVYALFVPSDEAYATSTPAHFAELELRYTLTPPPPPPPAAPAPAR
- a CDS encoding MFS transporter; translation: MFDEQGKLTGIDLFSLKTVQMRTFHLTWFAFFLCFFGWFSHAPLMAATIGPDLQLTRDQILTSFIASVGVTVFARLIVGSLCDGLGPRKSYVVLLTFGALAVAGSALAYDYTSYFISRLAIGVIGASFVITQYHTSVMFSSNVVGVANATTAGWGNLGGGVTQAVMPMIAGAMAAMGFASSELSRWRPAMMVPAVLMLVVAWLYWKYTTDCPQGNYEDLPDQRPQKRAGESGLFISAARDHRVWLLFLIYGGCFGMELFVNGRAATYYQERFEMSEYTAGLIASLFGLMNIFARSLGGWLGDRFAASGGLTGRVRALVLVMVCEGLMLVVFSRMGTIGLAVGAMVVFSLFVQMAEGATYSVVPFINKRSLGAVSGIVGAGGNVGAVVYAQFLLQSGAPLEDCFLYYGVAVAVIGLLGFGVRFSEEAEASARQEYETNSGVAVIDTAGVPA